GGGGCGCGGGTCACATCGCGCTGGTCGGCCTCGTCTGTCTCGCGTCCGTCCTCTACATCGACCGCCCGCTGGTCGGAGCCATCGTCGGCCTGCTCGGTGCGTCGGCGCTCCTGCACGCAGCGTACATGATTCGCAACGAACGGCGAGGAGAGGACACGCAGGTCGGCTTCTAACACGTCTCTCGAACTTCTTCCGCGCGATTCACGTCGGCCACCGATGGCAACTTGTCGGATTCCTGTCGGTCAGTCTGACCGATACGGTTCGACGGCCGAAGCTATTTCCCGGGTCCGGGCCAAGGGGTGTCAGACCATGCCAACCCCAGTCATCGCGGCGGTCGGGGCATCACCGATCGGTCGCACCGATCTCCCGGGACGGGACCTGTTCTCTGTCGCCGTCGAGGAAGCGTTCCGGGACCTCCCGGACCCGGCCGACCTCGCGGAGGCGGTCTACGTGGGCAACCAGTCCGAGAGCTACGAACACCAGATCATGCACGGGACGCTCATGGCCGAGTGGGCGGGCCTGCGGATGGTTCCGGCCGAGCGCGTCGAGGGCTGTGCCGCCGCCGGCGCGCTGGCGTTGCGTCACGCGGTCAAGGACGTCCGCAACGGCGAACACGAGGGCGTGCTGGCCTGCGGCGTCGAGAAGATGACGGCCGGCGGGACGGGCGGCGCGACGGACGCGCTGTCGGCCGCGTTCGACCGCGCGCTCGAACAGCGCTCGGGCGTGACCGCGCCCAGCCAGTACGCGCTGCTGGCCCAGCGATATCTCCACGAGACCAACGCCACCGAGCGCGATCTGGCCGAAATCGCCGTCAAGAACCACCACAACGCCGCCGCGAACCCACGGGCGCAGTTCCCCAAGGAGATCGACGTCGAGACGGTACTCGACTCCTCGCCGGTTGCGCCACCGCTGAAACTGTACGACTGCGCACCGGTCGGCGACGGCGCGGCCGCCGTCCTCGTCACGACAGCCGAGCGAGCCCGCGATCTCGATGTTCCGTTCGTCGCGGTGCCGGGTTCGGGGGCTGCGGCCAACAACATCGCGGTCGCCGAGCGGAACATGACCGA
This Halorientalis sp. IM1011 DNA region includes the following protein-coding sequences:
- a CDS encoding 3-ketoacyl-CoA thiolase, whose translation is MPTPVIAAVGASPIGRTDLPGRDLFSVAVEEAFRDLPDPADLAEAVYVGNQSESYEHQIMHGTLMAEWAGLRMVPAERVEGCAAAGALALRHAVKDVRNGEHEGVLACGVEKMTAGGTGGATDALSAAFDRALEQRSGVTAPSQYALLAQRYLHETNATERDLAEIAVKNHHNAAANPRAQFPKEIDVETVLDSSPVAPPLKLYDCAPVGDGAAAVLVTTAERARDLDVPFVAVPGSGAAANNIAVAERNMTEIEGAEVAAQTAYEEAGIDAADVDIAEVHDAFTVSEALLSEAAGFAPRGKGFQSYLPSEDRADGWTDVQLSTSGGLKARGHPIGATGLLQAIEAYEQLTGTAGERAVEGADTALLLNEGGVADAVTVAHVLTAEVAR